The Stieleria maiorica genome includes the window GCCCTGAGTTAACGGAGATCAAGCCCATTGGGGACTGGAGCGAGGACGACGTGCTGATGCTGGCTGCCGCCGTAGAAGCACAGAGCGAACATCCGTTGGCCCAAGCCGTCGTTCGGCGAGCGAAAAACGACGAGTTGCCGGTTGCTGATGCAACTGATTTCAGCAGCATTACCGGTGGCGGAGTTAGCGCGAACGTTGATAGGCACGAAGTCTTAATCGGGAAAGCTGACTTGCTTGACAACGAATCGATTACTGGTGTTGATGTAGGGCGGGAGCAAGCAACACAGCGTCAATCCGAAGGGGCGACTGTGATTTTTGTTGCCGTTGACGGAAAATTGGCCGCTATCATGGCGATCACTGACCCCATCAAAGAAAGCACGCCTGCAGCTCTGAAAACACTGCATGAACTTGGTTTGAAGGTTGTCATGCTGACCGGTGACGCACAACCGACCGCGAAAGCTGTCGCCGAAAAACTTGGGATCGATGAATTTCACGCCGGTGTTTCACCACAAGACAAACACAACTTTGTGAAACGTCTAAAAGAAGAGGGAAAGGTGGTCGCCATGGCCGGTGATGGAATCAATGACGCCCCAGCCTTGGCGGAATCGAATGTTGGTATTGCTATGGGAACGGGAACCGGAGTTGCGATCGAGTCAGCTGGAATAACGCTGGTCGGCGGTGATCTACGAGGAGTTGCCGCGGCAAACAACCTGAGCCGCAAGACAATGAGTAACATTCGCCAAAACCTTTTCTTCGCCTTCATCTATAACGCGCTGGGCGTTCCGGTGGCAGCTGGGCTGCTGTATCCATTCTCCGGCGTCCTGCTCAGTCCGATGCTTGCTGCTGCTGCGATGAGTTTTAGCAGTGTGTCAGTCATCGCCAATGCACTTCGTTTGCGAGCTGCCAAGTTGGTGTAGCGGACCAGATTTGTTACCAACTTCCCTGCCCGCATTACCGTTCAAGAACGAACAATTTTGCTAAACCGAGCGAAATCCTCTATACCCAAGGAGGGTATCCGGCGAATTAAGTCGTAGGGGATTTCATGGACGAATACCTGAGATCGCAAAGAGACATGCAGAAATGTCGCTTCGCGGCAGTCTCGGGCAGTTGGTCGGCAGACCGCCGGTCGAACTCCCGCAGGTCGCTGGTTTCAACACGCCCGGCTACCCGCAAAAGATGATGGGGATGTCGATGAGCGAAGACGAGATAAAGATTTACTGGAACCGAGGCGAAGTACAGGGAATGCGTTCGAACTACCTGATGGCGGTGAAGGTGCTGATGACCGTTACGCGGGTGCTTCCGGATGATCCCTACCATTTGGTCATGGAAACTGACTAGCCGGTTAAAAAAGGAGCTGTGTTTTCGGAAATCGTCCGGCGGTTCGGTGATCCGGACCACTACGAGCCAGCACCGAAGCACTCGATGATGAACATGAAGAGCTAATCCTGTCCTCAATCGCAAGAATACGCTAGTATTTGACGTTCGCTGAACGCTACCTGTGTGTCATGGTTGTAAAGCGAAACACGAGGAAAACGGTGTCACCGGTAGGGAACATGCTGAAGTCCGATGAAAAGAAGAAGGTGCTGAACCGCATCAAGCGTATCAGCGGCCAAGTTGAGGCGGTCGGTCGGATGATTGACGACGAGGAATACTGCGTTGATGTCTTGATGCAGATTTCAGCAGCGACTGGCGCATTGGCCAAAGTCGGACAAATTGTACTGGAAAATCATCTAAAAACCTGCGTCATGGAAGCTATGAAGAATGACGACAATGCAGACCGCGATCAGAAGCTTGAAGAGCTGATCAAGCTTTTTCGCAAGTACGCCGGTGTGATTGATTGAGCGGCTTCGGAACTTTGTTGTGTACGATTGTCGGGCTGCTACTGACATCGACCAGTATCTTTGAAACTTGGATGGCCGTGCTGTATCCGCGTGCGGTGTCCGGGCCAATCACGGCGTTGACCTACCGCATTTATCACCACATATCGCGGCGTATTCTTGGCCCGAAAAGTAGGCTGCTCCTGTTGAGCGGACCGGTGTTGATTGTGACTCAAGCCACAGTCTGGGCCACACTTCTGCTGCTTGGTGTCACTCTGATTGTTTGGCCACAATTGGGGGTCGGCATTGTCGGATCCAATGCCTCGCCAACGGAAACAGGCTTTGTCACGGCGATATACTACGCAGGATTCTCGGTGACGACGCTGGGCGTCGGCGACCTAGTTCCCAAGACCGCGTTTGCTCGAATGGTGACGATCACCTCAGCAGCCATTGGCTTCAGCTTTTTTACGCTGGTTTTGGCGTACATCATTTCGGTCTATAGCGCCCTTGGTAGACGCAATCAATTCGCGTCGGAGATCGACTACCGCACCGGAAGAACCGGGGACACGCTGGCGTATTTGCAGCTCCATCTCGCCAGTGATGATCGGGCACTGCTTAACCAAGACCTGTGCGACCTGGCATCCAAACTGGCCGACCTTCTTGAATCGCATCATTTCTATCCGGCACTGCACTACTTTCGTTTCAGCGAGCCAAGATACGCGATGAGTCGCATGCTGCGATTCTGTTTGGAAACGGCATCGCTCTTACATGCAATCAGTGAAGTGCAAGCCAATCGGTCGCCGGTAAATTCTGAAGCGACAGAACGACTCTGGCACGCGAGTCTGCAAATGCTGGAGGATGCCAAGAAGCACTTCGTGATCTGCCGAGTTTCTCGTGATGAAGTAGACCTGTCTCTGGCCAGACGATTTTCGGATCAGGTTCGTTCGATTGTTTCCTATCAATCGACGCTTGATCCGGACACTTTTGCCTCCGCCTACTCGTCCAGTTGCCACAAATGGTCCAACGATCTGGCCTCTCTGGAGCAATGCACCATGACTTCTCCGCATTGCCACCACAATTCCGACTGAAATTCTTGGCAAGACGAAGAAACGGAAGTCTCGTGCATCAAACGGTGTGGAACCATGTGCCATGAGATCAGGAGAGTCGGTTTTTGATGAGTCTCGAATTCTGGAAGCGATTACCAATTCGTCGGCAGTTGATGTTGGCTGTCAACGGACTGCTGCTGATGGTCGTCGTCCTGTTTCTGATCGTCGGCCACGGGTTACGAATCCGTGATGCGAAACAGGAAAAGCGAATCGCGTTGGTCGAAGAAGCTAAGACGATTTACGAGTCAGTGGATGCAATCGCCAATCGAGGCAATGAATCGATTCAGCAATTGATTGACGACGTTTGCGCTCGAATGAATACGACCGAATCGCCGGGGCATCACATTGCCGTCGAGTGGCAGGGAAGTTCAATGCAGGCTAAGTCTCATGGCCGAGCTTCGCACGACATGTTTCAAGCTATGCGGGCGGCATCCCGAGGAGGCAGTGGCCAGCCATCCGATTCACATGCACTGGTCGTCGCGAAATTTGAGGGGCCTCTTGGCACGATCTATATCTCTGAGGCAGAAGAGTCGGTGCTGCGGAATGCTCGTCATGAACTGCTTCGCCAAATTGTTGCCGTGCTTCTTGCTGGTGCGTTGGCTGGCTTGATGGTCAATCTTGTCCTGAGGCGGGTCGTGACCAAACCACTGCGGCGACTGGTCACAACTCTGGGGCGCATTGGTGACGGTGATCTGGACCCTAAAGCGGAAGAACGCAGTTGTGAAGAACTGAGTTACCTCTCGGAACAGGTCAATGCGATGACCAAGAAGCTGGCGGCGGCAGACCGAGACCGACGTCTTCACATGAAGAAGGCCCGTGACATTCAGCAGAATCTACGTCCGACCAATGGAAAGGTAAGAGGCATCGACACTGCTGAGTTGTTTGAACCGGCAGACGATGTTGGAGGCGATTACTACGACGTGATACCGCTGGGCGAATATCAGTGTTTATTGTGTCTTGCCGATGTGTCCGGCCACGGAGTACCGGCGGCAATGGCTGCGACAGTCATCAAAGCCCTGGTCTTGGAGGCCGTTGAGGTAACGAACAGTCCAGCAGAGATTCTCAACCGCATCAATCGCCGATACGCGGAGATCATCATAGAGGGGCATTTCGCCACGATGGTGGTCGTATTAGTCGACCGCCAAAAGATGACGCTCACTTGTTCCAACGCAGGACACGAGCATCCTTTTATTCAGGAGTCGGGGAAGACTGTGCATCGACTCCAAGCTAGCGATCTCTTGTTGGGTGTCGATGAGAGCGTGACTTACGCGGAGGAAACTGTTCCTGTTGCAAGTGGAACAAGAATTGTACTGGTGTCTGACGGAGTGACAGAGATGTTTGATCAAGATGAGACCCAGTTTGGTACTGAGCGGGTTCGGCAAGTTATGGAAAACTCGTCCGCAACCGATGTCCGACAGCTCGTCGACGACTTCTCCAAGGCGCTCGCCAGATTTCGTCAATCTCGACCACCTTTTGATGATACGACGTTACTTGCTGCAGAATTGACCAGCATGTGAGGTGCCATCATCCGGCAATCCCGTGAAGAATTCAGCAATGAGCCGTTCTTCGTATCGCTGAGAGGAGGCCCCGGCGATGCTGCAAACAACTTTCCGCATGGACACTAGTGGCAACAGCTTGCGGACCCACTGTTTGTGCTGCGTGAGACCGGCGGGTTAGCAGCGTAGTTTGATTCCGGAACAGATTTCGACTGGAATCCATTCGGGTCGGTCTCTACGTCGTCGTACTGAACCCTTTCAACCGCCTGTTTTAAGTAAGCGTCCTTTGCTTGTTGACTCACAGCTTGCTGTTTTCGCCATGGAGGTGATGAGCAGCCATTTGCACTGAGAAGGGAAACTGCGATGAGAACGAACCCGATGTGGAGTGATTGAACTGACATGACTGACATCCTTGTCGTTGGTCGTGTAAAAAAGGGCAGGGACGGCGTGCTGCTTTATCACGCCCGAAAGCTTGAGTCCACAGGACACCGCCCCCGCAAAACGTTCGACGGGCGAACCCGCCGTATTTCGTTACCTGATGATTGGTGCATTGACTCCTTGCTGAGCAAGAACCGCAAGGTACTTCTGAGGCTCCGCTGCGATCTTCTTGGCACAACCGGGGCAACAGATGTAGACAGCCTTTCCGTTGGCGTTGACTTTGTAAGGTCCTCCCATCGCATCGAGAGGTTCGTCCATCACCGGGCACTTCTTTTGTGCAGCGACAAACGGAGCGTCCGCCGATGTGACTGCGAATACACCGGGTCGCACCTGATTTGTTCCTGCCGGAACAACAGCCGCTGTGTTCTGCGTTTGCAAAGCAGGTGGGTTCACGCCTTGTCGAGCCAGCACGTCGAGATATTTTTGTGGCTCGGCGGCGATCTTCTTTGCACAACCGGGGCAGCAAATGTAGATCGCTTTACCGTTGGCGTTCACCCGGTACGGTCCGCCCATCGCGTTGAGTGGTTCGTCCATCACGGGACACTTCTTCTGTGCAGCGACAAACGGAGCGTCGGCGGCAGTGACTTTGAAGACGCCGGGCCGAGCTTGTTCACCAGCAGCCGCAATCGAATTGCTTCGAGGTTGGTTGCCGTAAACCATCGCCAAGTATTTGGCGGGTTCCGCTTGAACCTTCTTGATGCAACCTTTGCAGCACAAGTAGATCGGCTTGTCTCCGACCATGACTTTGATTGGCGTCCCCATGCCCCCGAGTGGTTCATCCATCACGGGGCAAACTTTCTGAGCGGCGATCGCAGCGGCGTCGGCGGCTGTCGAGGTTGCGACCGTTATCTGTGGTCGGCCCGCCGCGTATTTGGCTGGGTCGGATTTGATGGCGTTCACACAGCCACCGCAACAGGCATAAACCGTTTGTCCATTCACATCGACGGCAACGGGCTGTCCCATGCTGCCGAGCGGCTTGCCACTAACCGGGCAGATTTTCTGCCGTGCAATCGCAGCGGCGGCAAGCTGATGCTGGCTGGCCGGGATCGTGGCTACCTCTTGAAGCGTAAGCGGGCGACTGCCCATGCCCGGCAGTCCGACAAGTTGCATTTCAACTTCGATTTGCTGTCCGGCGATTTGTGAAAGGTTGACGGGAGCTGTCAGTGCTCCTTTTCCGTCAGGCAACAGGTCGTAGCGATAGCGTTTGGCGTTCCCTTCGACTCGCAGCGATGCCGCACCGCGACCTTGTTCAACGGAAATTCTCTGACCGCTGCGGTCGAAGACGAACATCTTGATACCGCCTTGCGAAACGAGCGTCTCGAATTGCAGGCCACTAGCCTGCTTCATTGTGCCACCGTTGGGGCCACGCTGTGGAGCTGATGCCTGATGCGGCATCGCGTGCTTGTGACCGTGGGCTTCGTGGTGAGTTTGTGCATGGGCTGTGAAAGGGGCAGCGGCAATCAGCATCCCTGCCAGTACAAGCTGTGTGATCGAGTGAGTTTTCATCCTTGTTCTCCCGGTAATTGTGTGAGCGTGAAAGTGATCCAAGGGCCTCCGAGACACTTGGATGCTTGAAGGAATGTTTCCTTCACGATGAGTCGAAAGTTTTTCAGGCGGCATTCATTAGGTCCTCCTGTTGGTCTGAGGGTATTTCTTCTGTGCCTTCCCAAAGCGGATCGCTAAATCCGAAGCGCATCTTGGTTTCCAAGTAAGCGGAATAGAGCGTGGGCACGATGAAGGACGTAAATGGTTCAGCCAGCATCCCACCGAAAACGGGAATGGCCATCGCACGAGCCACGTCGGCTCCGCGTCCGGTTGCAATCAACACAGGCACGAGTGCCGCAAGTGTTGTGACCGTAGTCATCACGCACGGTCGAATTCGCTTGAGTCCGGCGTCATAGACCGTATTGCGAATGTCTTCGACGCTGCTGACCTTGCGTCGCTTTAGCAATTGGTGGATGTAAGTCGCCATTACAACGCCGTCGTCAACGGCCAATCCGAACAGAGCGATAAACCCGACCCAGACAGCGGTGTTCAGTTCCACTTCCATCCATGCCACGAGCACCATGCCACCGGCGAAAGCGACGGGAATTCCAGTGAAGACTGCCATCGCAATTGGCAGGTTGCGAAACTCGAAGTAGATCAGAAGCAGATTGATCATGATGACAACGGGAATGATCCACATGAGCCTCGTGTTGGCTTCGATTTGGTTGCGAAAGCTGCCCACAGCTTCGAGCGAATAGCCTGCGGGTAAAGCAAGCCGGTTGGGATCAGATGGCGGTAGCAGTTGAGCTTCGCGAAGTTGTTTTTCAATCGCGGTGACCGATTCCAAATCACCCTTGGCGCCATTAGTCATAAACGACACGTGAGCAACTAAGCGTCCGTTTTCGCTGTTGATCGCACCCGGCCCCCACGTCGTCTCTAGTGTTGCGAGTTCCTCAAGCGGAACAACAGCTCCGCTGTGCGTCACGACTGGCAATCGGCTGAGTTGGTCGATTCGTTCTCGAAGGTCTCTGTTGTATCGAAGTCGAACCGGATAACGCTCACGGCCCTCGACGGTCTTGATCAGGTTCATTCCACCAAGGGCGGTCTCGATGACTTGGTTGACCATCGAAGCACTCATGCCGTAGCGGGATGCCGCCTCGCGGTTGACGGTGAATTCGATGTACGGTTTGCCGAGTACGATATCGGGGTTAACGGTTCCTGCGTTGACCAGCGGTGACGTCTTGAGCGTGGCGGCAACATCCATCGCGGCATCTGCCAGTGTGTCGAGCTTGTCGCCGTAGACGCGAATGGCCATCGGTGCTTTAATCCCCGATTGCAGCATCACGACTCGACCTTCGATTGGTTGCAAGGCGGAAGCAGGTGTCACACCGGGCAACGTAGCGACTTTGTTGATCTCATCCCACACGTCACGAGGCGTGACGCCTTCACGCCACTCGCTTTCCGGTTTGAGCATGACATAGGTTTCGACCATCGCGGCGGGAGCCGGGTCGAGTGCCGATTCGACACGCCCAATTTTCCCCAACACATCTTTGACTTCGGGAATCTGCCCGATCAGTACATCCTGAGTCTGCAACACCTGCATCGCCTGCGAGAAACTGGCAGCCGGATAGAGCGTCGGCATGTAGAACCAACTGCCTTCATCCAGTGCAATCCAGTCATCACTTTGCAGTCCGGTGAAAACGTGCTTGGCATCGACGTAGCCGGGAAACTGATTCAGGTCCGCTCCGAAAACGTTGGCGACCTTTTCAACTGGCCGCAGCACTGCTGGCATCCCAATCCATGCCCCGAGGCCAACGACTAACAACAGTGCGGGAAACGAAAGAGCAAACACCTTGTGGTTGAGTGCCTGCCGAAGGCGAGCGGCGTAGAGCCAGCGGACGAATCGGCTGGACGGAATTTCCTCGATTGGGCGAATGCGTTCCCGCAATAACTGCCATGCAAAGATGAAGCCAACGATTGTTGCGGCAAAAGTGACCATCCATGAGTCGATTCCGAAGTGCTCGGCAAGTCGTCCTCCCCACATGAAGTGAGCGGCTGCTCCCAGCAATGCCGCAAAACTGACTCCCGCCACCGACGCGGTTCGCTTCCGGTACTTCGCACTGCGAAGCATCAGTCGTGACATCGCAGGAACGATCGTCACGGCAGTGATCATCGCTGCTGCGATTGCAAACGTCTTGGTGTAGGCCAGTGGGGAGAAGAGTCGATAGTCACGGCCTGTGAGGAAAAACACCGGTAGAAAACTGACAATGGTCGTGGCAACTGCGGTGACAACCGCTGGAGCAACTTCGATCGCTGCCTCGTAAACGACATCAACGCGGCTCTTGCGACTCTCAACAGTCATTGCCTCACCATCAGCCTGTTCTTTCTCCCAGTCGGCAAGGTGCTGGTAGATGTTCTCCGAAACAATGATCCCCATATCGACCATCGTTCCGATGGCAATGGCGATTCCCGCTAGCGACATGATGTTCGATTCGACGCCGACAACGTGCATCGCGATGAACGACATCAGCACGGCAGCGGGGAGACAGATTGCGACGATGAAACTGCTGCGAATGTGCAGCAGGAATAGCAGGATGATGATTGCGGTGATCAGAATCTCGTCACGCAGGGCATGCGTGAGTGTTGCCATCGTTTCATTGATCAGCCCTGTGCGGTCATATACGCCGTGAATCGTAACTCCCTTGAGCGCTGGCGTGATTGCAGCAATCTTCTCTTTCACACGGTCAATGACCACGCGAGGGTTCTCGCCATAACGCATCACCACGACGCCGCCGACCGCTTCGGCTCCGTTGTAGTCGAGTGCTCCCCGGCGGAAGTCCGGTCCAAGCTGAACTTTGGCCACGTCCTGAACGCGAACGGGAACGCCATCACGCTGAGTGATTACGGTTTCCTCGATATCGCGGATTGCTTTTCGCTGATCGCCGTCGGTCCCAAGGAATCCCTTGCCACGAACGATGTATTCCATACCGGTCGTTTCAACGGTCTTAGCCCCAACATCCAAGTTGGAACCTTTTATGGCCATCGCCAACGCATCGAGTGGCACATCGTGAAAGCGAAGTTTGTCGGGATCGACTTCAATCTGATATTGGCGAACATAACCACCAATGGAGGCGACTTCGCTGACACCTTCGACTGCCTGCAATTCGTACTTAATAACGAAGTCCTGCATGCTTCGCAGGTCGGCCAAACCCATCCCGTCTTTGGGTGGTTGCAATGTGTAGTAGTAGACTTGCCCTAAACCGGTAGCGTCTGGTCCCAGTTGAGGAACAACCCCATCGGGCAATTGCGATGCGGCGGTCCCAAGCTGTTCTGAGACGCGACTTCGTGCCCAATAGAAGTCGATCTCATCCTTGAACGTCACCTGCACAAAGCTGTAGCCGAACATGCTTTTGCCGCGAACTGATTCCGCACCGGGAACAGCCAGCAATGAAACACTCAGTGGGTATGTGACCTGGTCCTCGATATCTTTCGGCGAACGTCCGGGCCAAGGCGTCAGAACGATGACTTGGTTTTCACCGACGTTGGGAATCGCATCA containing:
- a CDS encoding PP2C family protein-serine/threonine phosphatase; the protein is MSLEFWKRLPIRRQLMLAVNGLLLMVVVLFLIVGHGLRIRDAKQEKRIALVEEAKTIYESVDAIANRGNESIQQLIDDVCARMNTTESPGHHIAVEWQGSSMQAKSHGRASHDMFQAMRAASRGGSGQPSDSHALVVAKFEGPLGTIYISEAEESVLRNARHELLRQIVAVLLAGALAGLMVNLVLRRVVTKPLRRLVTTLGRIGDGDLDPKAEERSCEELSYLSEQVNAMTKKLAAADRDRRLHMKKARDIQQNLRPTNGKVRGIDTAELFEPADDVGGDYYDVIPLGEYQCLLCLADVSGHGVPAAMAATVIKALVLEAVEVTNSPAEILNRINRRYAEIIIEGHFATMVVVLVDRQKMTLTCSNAGHEHPFIQESGKTVHRLQASDLLLGVDESVTYAEETVPVASGTRIVLVSDGVTEMFDQDETQFGTERVRQVMENSSATDVRQLVDDFSKALARFRQSRPPFDDTTLLAAELTSM
- a CDS encoding potassium channel family protein translates to MAVLYPRAVSGPITALTYRIYHHISRRILGPKSRLLLLSGPVLIVTQATVWATLLLLGVTLIVWPQLGVGIVGSNASPTETGFVTAIYYAGFSVTTLGVGDLVPKTAFARMVTITSAAIGFSFFTLVLAYIISVYSALGRRNQFASEIDYRTGRTGDTLAYLQLHLASDDRALLNQDLCDLASKLADLLESHHFYPALHYFRFSEPRYAMSRMLRFCLETASLLHAISEVQANRSPVNSEATERLWHASLQMLEDAKKHFVICRVSRDEVDLSLARRFSDQVRSIVSYQSTLDPDTFASAYSSSCHKWSNDLASLEQCTMTSPHCHHNSD
- a CDS encoding efflux RND transporter permease subunit codes for the protein MLNIIIRFCVKEPWLVLLLAVGMSVGGWFAYQAVPIDAIPNVGENQVIVLTPWPGRSPKDIEDQVTYPLSVSLLAVPGAESVRGKSMFGYSFVQVTFKDEIDFYWARSRVSEQLGTAASQLPDGVVPQLGPDATGLGQVYYYTLQPPKDGMGLADLRSMQDFVIKYELQAVEGVSEVASIGGYVRQYQIEVDPDKLRFHDVPLDALAMAIKGSNLDVGAKTVETTGMEYIVRGKGFLGTDGDQRKAIRDIEETVITQRDGVPVRVQDVAKVQLGPDFRRGALDYNGAEAVGGVVVMRYGENPRVVIDRVKEKIAAITPALKGVTIHGVYDRTGLINETMATLTHALRDEILITAIIILLFLLHIRSSFIVAICLPAAVLMSFIAMHVVGVESNIMSLAGIAIAIGTMVDMGIIVSENIYQHLADWEKEQADGEAMTVESRKSRVDVVYEAAIEVAPAVVTAVATTIVSFLPVFFLTGRDYRLFSPLAYTKTFAIAAAMITAVTIVPAMSRLMLRSAKYRKRTASVAGVSFAALLGAAAHFMWGGRLAEHFGIDSWMVTFAATIVGFIFAWQLLRERIRPIEEIPSSRFVRWLYAARLRQALNHKVFALSFPALLLVVGLGAWIGMPAVLRPVEKVANVFGADLNQFPGYVDAKHVFTGLQSDDWIALDEGSWFYMPTLYPAASFSQAMQVLQTQDVLIGQIPEVKDVLGKIGRVESALDPAPAAMVETYVMLKPESEWREGVTPRDVWDEINKVATLPGVTPASALQPIEGRVVMLQSGIKAPMAIRVYGDKLDTLADAAMDVAATLKTSPLVNAGTVNPDIVLGKPYIEFTVNREAASRYGMSASMVNQVIETALGGMNLIKTVEGRERYPVRLRYNRDLRERIDQLSRLPVVTHSGAVVPLEELATLETTWGPGAINSENGRLVAHVSFMTNGAKGDLESVTAIEKQLREAQLLPPSDPNRLALPAGYSLEAVGSFRNQIEANTRLMWIIPVVIMINLLLIYFEFRNLPIAMAVFTGIPVAFAGGMVLVAWMEVELNTAVWVGFIALFGLAVDDGVVMATYIHQLLKRRKVSSVEDIRNTVYDAGLKRIRPCVMTTVTTLAALVPVLIATGRGADVARAMAIPVFGGMLAEPFTSFIVPTLYSAYLETKMRFGFSDPLWEGTEEIPSDQQEDLMNAA
- a CDS encoding metal-sensitive transcriptional regulator gives rise to the protein MLKSDEKKKVLNRIKRISGQVEAVGRMIDDEEYCVDVLMQISAATGALAKVGQIVLENHLKTCVMEAMKNDDNADRDQKLEELIKLFRKYAGVID